Proteins co-encoded in one Cydia splendana chromosome 11, ilCydSple1.2, whole genome shotgun sequence genomic window:
- the LOC134795199 gene encoding uncharacterized protein LOC134795199, whose amino-acid sequence MSDNETTEKFEPAVSSPLLELSGIATNIRIPPIWRDQIRLWFVQFESIVAPLKKGDQAMYELAIAKLERQDLDEVSDILLKPPETKKYETLKTRLTTVYEESKERSLQRLLSEMELGDLKPSQLLRRMKTLAGSNISETALRILWSNHLPLSVRAVVVSSDTIMKDINLNDIALMADKILEQTRKEISAISAQPSTSTTSSEALSPQKTLEDKLDYLVREVAEIKIQQKQYRRNTYSAPQFNASRFNRPYSRTRSNFQNLQPSSSDICFYHRRFGDSAYKCTIPCNFKKSNNKEN is encoded by the coding sequence ATGTCTGATAACGAAACGACCGAAAAGTTCGAACCTGCAGTTTCGAGCCCGTTGCTAGAGCTCTCAGGTATCGCGACCAACATTCGTATTCCGCCAATATGGCGCGACCAAATAAGACTTTGGTTTGTGCAATTTGAATCCATCGTCGCCCCCCTCAAGAAAGGCGACCAGGCAATGTACGAACTCGCAATAGCAAAACTAGAACGTCAGGATTTGGACGAAGTAAGCGACATTTTACTAAAACCACCTGAAactaaaaagtacgaaaccTTGAAAACCCGTTTGACTACCGTCTACGAGGAGTCTAAAGAACGTAGTCTGCAACGTCTTTTATCCGAAATGGAGCTCGGTGACTTAAAGCCATCTCAGTTACTGCGTCGGATGAAAACCCTCGCCGGTAGCAATATCTCCGAAACAGCTCTCCGTATCCTGTGGTCCAATCATCTGCCTTTGTCCGTTCGAGCCGTCGTCGTCTCCAGCGATACTATTATGAAAGACATAAATTTAAACGACATAGCACTGATGGCAGATAAAATTTTAGAACAGACACGTAAAGAAATATCCGCAATTTCGGCACAGCCATCCACTTCTACGACTTCCAGTGAAGCTCTTTCGCCGCAGAAAACGCTAGAAGACAAGCTGGACTATCTCGTTCGTGAAGTCGCCGAGATCAAGATTCAACAGAAACAGTACCGTCGCAACACATATTCAGCTCCGCAATTCAACGCTTCGCGATTTAATCGTCCGTATTCTCGCACGCGCTCCAATTTTCAAAATCTCCAACCTTCCTCGAGCGACATCTGTTTTTATCACCGACGTTTCGGCGACTCAGCGTATAAGTGCACCATCCCCTGTAATTTCAAGAAGAGCAATAATAAGGAAAACTAG